A stretch of DNA from Roseovarius faecimaris:
CCGCCGGTATACCCCACCCGGGTCGAGATCACGCCAGGCAGCTTGCGGATCAGGTCCTGCATCCCCCAGAAGCAGCCCCCGGCCAGAACAGCGCGTTCACTCATGTCACATCCTCCACTTGGTTCAGGTAATCGCCATAGCCTTGCGCCTCCATCTCGTCGCGATGGACAAAGCGCAGGCTGGCGGAATTGATGCAATAGCGCAGGCCGCCCCGGTCCTGTGGCCCATCCGGGAACACATGGCCCAGGTGGCTGTCACCATGGGCCGAGCGCACCTCGGTTCGGATCATCCCGTGGCTGGTATCGCGCAGCTCGTTGATATGCGCAGGCTCGATCGGTTTGGTAAAGCTCGGCCAGCCGCACCCGCTCTCATACTTGTCCGATGAGGCAAAAAGCGGCTCGCCCGAGACGATATCCACGTAAATCCCCGGCTCCTTGTTGCCCAGAAGCGCCCCGGTGCCCGGCCGCTCCGTGCCACTCTCCTGTGTGACATAGTATTCCTCCGGGCTGAGGCGGGCGATGGCATCAGGGTCTTTGGTATAGCTCGGCATGTCACGACTCCTTGGCTCGGGAAAACTCTAGCATGAAATGGGGCTTCACAACGAAAATCAAAGCATTGTTACATGCCGTTGACCTTTGGGTGATCCGGGGGCGCATATCCCGCGTATCACCCCCATATGTAAAGGAGGCCCGCATGCGCGCACTCTTCGCCACCCTCTTGTCGTTTCTCGCCACACCGCTGATGGCGCTGAACCTCACCGCCCCGTTCGAAAACATCGACGGCGGCACGCTCACGCTGTCGCAATGGGCGGGTCAGCCGATCCTCGTGGTCAACACCGCCTCGCAATGCGGCTTCACCAATCAATATGCCGGGTTGCAGGCTCTCTATGACGCCTATCGCGACAAGGGGCTTGTCGTGCTTGCCGTGCCCTCGGACGATTTCAACCAGGAACTTGCCAGCAACGCCGAGGTCAAGGAATTCTGCGAGCTGCAATATGGCATCGACCTGCCCATGACCGGGATCACCCCCGTAAAGGGCGCCGGCGCGCATCCGTTCTTTGCCTCCGTGCGCCGCGAAGCCGGTTTTGAACCCGCCTGGAACTTCAACAAGATCCTGATCAGCCCCGACGGAACAATCGCCGCCACGTTCGGCTCTTCGGTCAAACCGCAATCCGCCAGGATCACCTCCCGGATCGACGCTCTTTTGAACTGATCCGTAGGGTGCGTGATTTCACGCACCAATCCTACCGCTGCTGGCTCAACAGGGTTGAACCACCCGTGTCCCGGCTGGGCGAGACCCCAAAGGCCTTGCGATACGTCTTGGAAAAATGCGAAGGCGCTCGAAACCCGCAGAGCACGCAAATCTCGGTCAGCGTCATATCGGTCTGCGCCAGCAAATACCGTGCCTTCTCCAGCCGCAGCCCCAGATAATACTTCTTGGGCGAGGTCCCGAGGTATTTTGAAAACAGCCGCTCCAACTGCCGCACCGACAGGCCCACGACCCGAGCCACCTCACCGGGCGGCAGCGGGTCTTCTATGTTGTTGCGCATGATATCGACCGCCAGCATCAGCTTGGAATTACGCAGCCCCATGCGCCCCGCGACCGGCATACGCTGCGCATGGCTGTCGGCGCGCGGTGTGCCATAGACCATCTGATCCGCCACCCACCGTGCCAGCTCATCGCCATAATCGCGCCCGATCCGGTCCAGCATCAGGTCCATCGAGCTGGCCGAACCCGCACAGGTGAACACCCGCCCATCGACCGCATAGATCACATCCTGCACGTCGATATCCGGAAACAGCTCGCGCATGGCACCGGCATATTCCCAATGGGTGGTCACCCGCTTGCCGCCCAGAAGCCCGGCCATGGCCAGGATAAACGCGCCGCTGCTCAACCCGCCCAGGTCGATCCCCCGCCGCGCCTCGCGCCGAAGCCAGCTCAGCACCCGCTTGCTGGCTCCTGCCTTCGCGTCGACCCCCGCGCAGACAATCAGCGTATCATCGCGGCGCAGGTCGATCAGCCCGCTCTCCACCCCGATCTTCACGCCGTTCCAGCTTTCCACCGGCTGGCCATCTTCGCTGATCAGCAACCAGTCGTAATACCGCTTGTCCCGGGTAAACCGGTTGGCCAACGCCAGCGCCTCCTGCGCGCAGGTCATCCCCAGCGGCGAAAAGCCGGGGATCAGCAGGAAAACATAACGCTTTGGCGTCTCGTCACTCATCAGGTTCCACCCGCCCCGGGCCTGACCCGGGGCCTTGAGGTCAGGCCGCGGGGTTAGCTGCGCATATTGGCCCCGTTGGCGTCATACAGCGGCGCGCCCTGCACTTCCGCATCATACATCTCGCCCAGGATCTCCACCTGAAGCACCGTGCCCGGCGCGGCTTTCTCGGTAGCGACATAGCCCATCGCCATGGATTTCCCGACCCGGTGCGCATAGCCCCCCGAACTGACATAACCCACCGCATCGCCACCGCTCAGGATCGCCTCATCGCCGGTCACGTCGATCCCGTCCACGTCAATGGTCAGCGTCACCAGCTTGCGGGCCACACCCTCATCGCGCAAGGCCTCTGTCGCCGCCTTGCCGACAAACTCCTTGTTCCAGTTGATGAAAGCATCCATGCCGCTCTCGACCGCGTTGAAGTCGGGCCGGAATTCCAGCGTCCACACGCCCCAGCCCTTCTCCAGCCGCATCGACATCAGCGCCCGCGCCCCGTACCAGGTATAGCCCAGATCGGCACCCGCCTCCTCGATGCTGCTCGCCAGTTTCAGCAGGTATTGCGGACGACAGTAAATCTCGTATCCAAGCTCGCCCGAGAAGCTGATCCGGTTCAGGATCACCGGCACACCGGCGACATAGGTCTGCCGCAGATCGCGGAACTTGAACGCCTCGGCGCTCACATCCTCGCGCATCAGCCGCTGCAACAGCTCACGCGATTTCGGCCCGCTCAGCGCCACGCCATGCCAGTCATCCGACACATTGGCATAGGTCACACCGTCGGGCAGGTCTTTCTCAAACCACCGCCGATGCGCCTCCTGCATCGCGCCCGACCCGAACAGCATGAAGTGATCATCGGCCAGGCACGCGACCGTCAGATCCCCATAAAGCCGCCCCTTCTCGGTCAACATCGGTGTCAGGGTCAGCCGCCCGGGTTTGGGGACATATCCGGCCAGAATAGTGTCTAAATAGGCCCGCGCGCCCGCCCCTTTGAATTCGTGCTTGGCAAAGTTGGCGATCTCGATACCGCCAACCGCCTGCCGCACCGCCTTCACCTCGCGCGCGACATAGTCAAAGCTCCTGTTGCGCTCGAATGTCGGCTCCTCATGGGCATCTTCCGGCCCGTCCGCAAACCACAACGCATGTTCCAGGCCAAAGCCCTGATCCATGACCGCCCCCTTGGCGATCAGCCGGTCATAAAGCGCCGTCGTCTTCTGCATCCGCCCCTTGGGCAGCGTCTCGTTGGGGAAGGTCATGACAAAGCGCCGCTCGTAATTCTCGGTGCTCTTGACGGTGCCCCAATCCGGGCTGGCCCAGTCGCCGAACCGGGCCACATCCATCGCCCAGACGTCAATCGACGGCTCTCCGTCGATCATCCATTCGGCCATGGTCAGGCCCACGCCGCCGCCCTGACAGAACCCCGCCATCACGCCCACGGCGCACCAGTAATTTTTCATCCCCGGCACCGGGCCGATCATCGGGTTGCCATCGGGGCCAAAGGTGAACGGGCCGTTAATGGCATCCTTGATCCCCGCATTAGCCAGCGCCGGGATCCGCTCGAACCCCAGCTCCAGCCGGTCGGCAATCCGGTCCAGATCGGGCGGCAACAGCTCATGCCCGAAATCCCAGGGCGTGCCGGCCACTTTCCACGGCGTGCCCTTCGGCTCATAGGTGCCCAAGAGCATCCCCTGCCGCTCCTGCCGGAAATAGATATTCGCCTCATAGTCGATCCCGCAGGGCAGGCGGCCGGCACCACCCGGCTCCATCCGCTCGACGATCTCGGGGATGGCTTCGGTGATCAGGTAATGGTGCTCCATCGGCTGCACAGGGATGTTGATCCCCTGCATATGCCCGACCTCGCGCGCCCACAGCCCCCCGCAATTGACGATGATCTCGGCATTGATCACCCCTTTGGGCGTGGTCACATCCCAGCTCCCATCGGGCTTCTGTTTCGTCTCTGTGACACCGCAATGCGTGAAATATTGCGCCCCATGCACCCGCGCCGCCTTGGCAAAGGCGTAAGTTGCGCCCGACGGGTCCAGATCGCCATCCTGATCGTCCCAAAGGGCGGCATAATATTGCGAGGTATCAATCAGCGGATGCCGCTCAGCCAGTTCTTTCGGGCTGATAAACTCCTGGTTCAGACCCATGTACCGCGCCTTCGACCGCTCGCGCTTGAGGTAATCATACCACTCCTTGTTCGACGCCGCATAAAACCCGCCGGTCATGTGCAGGCCCACCGAATGCCCGCTCGTCTCTTCGATCTCCTTGTAAAGGTCGATCGTATAGCCCTGCAGGCGGCTGATATTCGGGTCCGAGGAAATCGTATGGATCTGCCCCGCCGCATGCCAGCTCGATCCGCTGGTCAACTCGTCCCGCTCCAGCAGGACAACATCCTTCCAGCCGAATTTGGCCAGGTGAAACAGGATCGAACAGCCCACAACCCCACCACCAATAACCACCACCTTGGCGTGGCTCGGCAGTTGCTTGGCCCCTGCGGTTTCGTCTTTTTGAATCTCAGGCATATCTTTCCCTCACCTGTTCAGAGTTCGTCTTTTGCAAAGATGTGGAACGACGCGCGGTTCACGGCGTCGGGCATCTCACACTCCAGTTTCACCACGCGCACAATGTCCTTCGGCCGTCGCAGCAGCACCGCCTCGGGCTCCATCGTGCACAGCCAGTCACCTTCGGCGTAAAGGTCATAGAAATCCGCTGTCTCCCGGGCGAGGTATTCCTCTTCCGTCTCGATCGGCGGATAGACATCCCGCAGGATGGCAAGCTGCGCCCGCCCCGCCGCGCGGATGCCAAAGGGCGTCGCGATCACCTCGCCGCCACCCGTCGTCGTCAGCGCCCCGTCGGACAGTGCCAGATCATCCAGCAACCAGCCCCGTGGCGTCATCGGCTCTGCCCCAAGACCGCGCAGAATGGCAAAGGCGTCATGGGTCTCGCCCTCCCGCTCGGTCACAGTGCCGGGGATGATGTCGGTATTCCCGTCCAGATTGGCCACCCGCATCCGCCGCAGGGGCCAGAACCGCGTCGCCTCACCGGTGTCGATGCTGATCTCGATCAGGTGCTGATCATGCAGCTTATAGTAATAGCTGCCCAGATTGTCGATGACATCGCGCAGCACATAAATATGCGTCTGCGTCGCCGCCATAAGCCGGTCGCCCGAGCTCATCCCCCGGTCGGGCGTGGCCCATGCAACGCCGACAAAAAGAACAATTTGCGCAAGAATAGAGACGCATATGGCCCTCATTCCGCCGCCCCCTTCGCCAGCAATGCATCCACCTCAGAGCCGGGTGCCGCCTCCAGGAAATCCGAGAAATCTCCATCGTTCAGGATATGCTTTGCCGTGTTGATCAGCGCCGCATGCGTCACCCGCGCCAATGCGGAACCCAGCGAGATGCGCGCCACCCCGATGCCGGCGAACTCCGCGCGGCTGACCCTCGCAAACGGACCCACCGCCAGCGCATTCACCGGCTTCGCGGTTGCGGCGCAGATCCGCGCCAGATCCTCCATCGAGGGCGGCAGCGGTGCATAAAGGCAATCCGCCCCAGCCGCGTCAAAGGCCTGCAACCGGCGGATCGCCTCATTCGTGTCGTAGACCTCGTTCATCACTCCATCGGCCCGCGCGACAAAGACAAAGTCGCGCCCCAGCGCCCGCGCGGCAGCGGCCCCGGCCCGGATACGCTCCACCGCAAGCTCCGCCTCATACGCGCCGTGGTCAGACATCCGCGTGTCCTCAATCGAGATGCCCGCCAAGCCGATCTCACCGGCCAGACGCACAGTTTCGGCCACATCCTCAGGCGCGTCGCCATACCCGTTCTCGAAATCGCCCGACACCGGAAGCGATACGGCACTCACGATGCTTTCCGCATGGGCCAGCGCCTCATCGCGGCTCACATTGCCCATATCCGGCCGGCCCAGCGTGAAGGCATGCCCGCTCGACGTGGTGCCAATCGCCTGCGCCCCCAGGGCGGCCAGCACCTTGGCGCTGCCCACATCATAGGCGTTCATCAGGGTGAACGGGTCTCCGGGCTTGTGCAACTCTCTGAAAACCATGCCAATATCATTCATCTCAAATCTCCAAACCTGCCTTGCGGCCTTCGTAAAACGCATAAGGTGCCTGACGCGGGGCCGCCGCATCGCCGATCAGTTTCAGCGCGACACCCTCCAGCGCCTCCGACAGCGGATCAAAACTCCGGTTCGTCGTCGCCATGACCAGCGCCGCGGCGGCCTGTTCGCTCTCTTCTCCGGTCAGCAGGTTGCGCAGCGTCGCCCCCTGCCCATGCCAGGCGGCAATCGCGTGTTCGGTCAGAAACCGCACACCGCTCTGCGCCAGCTTCGCACGGATCGGAATATCGGCCGAGGTCCGGGCCAGTTCCTTGCCCACCATCGGATCAGGCGTCACCAGCGTCACCTGATGCCCCGCCTCCGCCAGGTGCCAGGCCGTGCCGACACCGCGCATGTTGCCGCCCTCGTCATAAACGATCACCGCATCGCCCAGACGCACCTCGCGGCGCATCACCTCTTCGGGACTCACCACATGGCCCAGCTCCCGGCCTGGAAGCGGCCCCAGATGCGGCAACCACCGCTGTGTGCCGTCCTCATCCGGCAGCGATCCGGTGGCCAGGATCACCACATCCGCCCCCCTGGCCCGCACCTCCGCGTCGTCGAGATAGGAGTTGAGGTGCAGCACCACGCCCAACCGCTCGAACTGCCGCTCATACCAGTCCATCAGGTCGCTGATCTGTGCGCGCCGCGGTTGCAGCCCAGCCAGCCGGAACTGCCCGCCTATCATCGGCGCGGCCTCATGTATCTCGACACGATGCCCACGCTCTGCCGCCACCCGCGCCGCCTCCAGCCCGGCAGGCCCCGCCCCGACAACAAGCACCTCTTTCGCCTGATTAGAGACTGAAAACCGGTCACCGCCCCACGCGTGCTCCCGCCCTACGGACGGGTTGATCAGGCACGAAATCCAATAGTCGCGCGACCTACGCCCCCAACACATCTGATTGCAGGAGATGCAGCCGCGAATGTCGCCCTCGCGCCCTTCACTCACCTTTCGTGCCAGATGCGGATCGGCGATCTGCCCCCGCACGATAGACACCAGATCGGCCTGCCCCGCGCTCAGCACGCTTTCGGCATTTTCAGGTGTGCGGATGCCGCTCTCGGCCTGCACCTTCGCATGGCGCAGCGCGCCTTTCAGTGCCGCCGTCGCATCCACGGTCAGCTTCTCGCCCAGCGCAAAGGTCGGCATCAGCCGCTCAAAGTCGAGATACCCGCCCGACCCGCAGGTGACATAATCCAGATGCCCCGTCGCGTCATGCCGCGCCACGATCTCGGTCAACTCGTCCAGACCGTGCAGAACCGGATAGCTGTCCGTATAGCTCACCGACATGCCGATGATGAACGCCTCACCACAGGCCCGCCGCACGCCCTCAAGGATACGCATCGACATGCGCGTGCGGTTCTCCAGGCTTCCGCCCCACTGATCGTCACGCCGGTTGCTCCAGGGGGTCCAGAACTGCTCCAGCAGCGAATGATAAGCCGCCCAGATCTCGACCCCGTCAAACCCCGCCTTCTGACAACGCACCGCCGCCGCGACGAAAGCCGCGATCATCTCTTCGATCTCGGCTTCGCTCATCGCGTGGCTGCCGTCGCTGTCGTGATAGGAGGGCTGCCCGGACGGGCCCCAATGCGGCTGAAAACTCAGGTCGCTGTCGCCATGCGCGCCCACATGGTAAAGCTGCTGCAGAACAACCGCGCCTGCGTCCTGAACAGGCTCTAATATGGCCCGAAACGCCGGAATCACCGCATCGTCCTCGGCCCGGAAATTCCCCCGTGTCAGCACACCCGTGCGATGCACCGGCACCGGCTCGGCCACGATCATGCCCGCCCCGCCAATCGCCCGCTCCAGAAGATACGCGCCATATTGCGCACCCGGCAGGCCACCATCCGACATATTCGCCGTATGCGCGCCAAAACTGATCCGGTTGCGCAGCGTCTTGTGCCGCAGCTGTAAAGGTTCCGTCAGACGGGGAAAGGACGTCATGCCTGCTCCCAATCCATCACGACCTTTCCGGAATTGCCCGAGATCATCGCGGCAAACCCCTCTTCAAAGTCGTCTATCGAAATCCGGTGCGTGATCAGCCCCGACACATCCAGACCGCTCTGCACCAGCGCGATCATCTTGTACCAGGTCTCGAACATCTCGCGGCCATAGATGCCTTTGATATGCAGCATCTTGAAAATCACCGTGTTCCAGTCGACCGGGAACTCCGTCGGCGCGATGCCAAGCAAGGCCAGCTTGCCGCCATTGTTCATGTTGCGGATCATCTGCTGCATGGCGGCCGCCGCACCCGACATCTCAAGACCCACGTCAAAGCCCTCGGTCATGCCAAGCCGCGCCATCACATCGGCCAACTGTTCCTGGCTCACATCGACCACATGCTGCACGCCCATCTTGCGCGCCAGATCCAGGCGATACGGGTTGATGTCGGTGATCACCACTTTCCGCGCGCCCACCTTCTGCGCCACCAGCGCACCCATGATCCCGATGGGCCCCGCGCCGGTCACCAGCACATCCTCCCCCACCAGGTCAAAACTCAGCGCCGTATGCACCGCGTTGCCGAACGGGTCGAAAATGGCCGCGATCTCATCGGGGATATCCTCCGGGATCAGCACGACATTGGCCTCGGGAATACAGACATATTCGGCAAAGGATCCGGGCCGGTTCACGCCGACACCTTTCGTGTTCCGGCACAGATGCCCGCGCCCGGCGCGGCAATTGCGGCAGGTGCCACAGACCACATGCCCCTCGCCGCTCACCCGCTGGCCGATCTTGTACTTCACCGCCGCCGCGCCGGTCTCGACTATCGTGCCGACAAATTCATGCCCCACGACCATGGGCACCGGCACCGTCTTGGCGCTGAACTCGTCCCATTTCCAGATATGCACATCGGTGCCGCAAATGGCCGATTTGCGCACCTTGATCAGCACATCGCTCGGCCCCACCTCGGGCACCGGCACATATTCCATCCAAAGCCCCGGCTCAGGCCGGGCTTTGACAAGGGCTTTCATCTGGTTCTGCATGGTCTCAACTCCACAAATCCGTGCTGAGGTACTTCAACCCGCTGTCACACACCACAAAGGCCACCGCGCCGCCCTTTTCCGGGCCTTGCAAAAGGCGGATCGCCGCGGCCAGGTTCGCCCCTGCCGAGTAGCCGCCAAAGATGCCTTCAGCGCGCGCCAACATCCGGGCATGATCGGCGGCGTCCTTGCCTGAAACAGTCTCTCTTCCGGCCAAACTCACCCCTTTCAGGTGGGTCAGGTCCGGCATGTCATAGCCCCCGCCCTGGATCGGATGCTCTGCCATATCCGGCTCGACCGCGTAACAGCGCACACCCTTTGTGGCGAAATAGCGGGCGCACCCGCCCAGCGTCCCGCCCGAACCGACAAAGTCGCAAAATGCCGTCACCGCGCCACCTGATTGCTCCCAGATCTCGGGGGCCGTGCCATGTTCATGCGCCGCCGTGTTCTCCGGCCGCTCGAACTGATCGGCGCGAAACGCCCCGCGCTCCGCCGTGATCCGTTGCGCTTCGGCCTCCACCAGCGCCAGATCGGCCCCCGACACCTCTCCGGGCTTCGACCCCGCCGCCTGCGGCACCAGAACCACCTTAGCGCCCAGGCTGCGCATCATGCGCGCGCGCTCTTCCGAATTGCCCTTGCTCATCACGGCGACAAAAGGATGCCCCAGCACACCGCAGACTATGGCAAGCCCCGTGCCCATATTGCCCGAGGTCAGCTCCACCACCACCTGCCCTTCGGCCAGAGCACCCGACGCGCGCGCCGCCTCGATCGTCGCCTTGGCCGCGCGGTCCTTCTTGGAAAACCCCGGATTGAGGTAATCCAGCTTCGCCAGAAGCCGCCCTTCAAGGCCCAATATGTCACTAACCCGGCCCAATTCGACCAGAGGCGTGTTGCCTATCGCGTCGATGATCGACGGATATGTCACCCGATCACCCCCAGGTCGCGCCCCACCGCCTCGAATGCCTCAATCGCCCGGTCCAGCATCTCCCGCGTGAGCGCCGCGCTCATCTGCGTGCGGATCCGGTCCTGCCCTTTCGGCACCACCGGAAAGCTGAAGGCGGTCACATAGACCCCCCGCTCATCCAGCCTCGCGGCCATCTGCTGCGCCAGCTTCGGGTCGCGCAGCATCACCGGGATGATCGCATGCTCTCCGGGCAACAGCTCGAACCCCAGCTTGCCCATCCGGTCGCGGAAATAGGCGGCATTCTCCCACAACCTCGCGCGCAGCCCGTCACCCTCCTCCAACAGGTCAAACACTTTCAGCGACGCCGCCGCGATCACCGGCGCCAGCGTGTTGGAAAAGAGGTAGGGCCTTGAGCGTTGCCTGAGCCAGTCCACCACCTGTGCGCTCGCCGCCGTATATCCGCCCGAGGCACCCCCCAGCGCCTTGCCCAGCGTGCCGGTCAGGATATCCACCCGCCCCATCACGCCGCAATGCTCATGCGTGCCCCGCCCGGTCGCACCCACGAACCCGGTCGAATGGCAATCATCCACCATCACCATCGCGTCATACCGCTCGGCCAGATCACAGATCTCGCCCAGACGCGCGAAATACCCGTCCATCGAGAACACACCATCGGTGGCAATCAGCCTGTGCCGCGCGCCCTGCGCCTCCTGCAAACAGCGCTCCAGATCGGCCATGTCCGAATTCGCATAGCGGAACCGCTGCGCCTTGCACAGCCGCACACCGTCGATGATGCTCGCATGGTTCAGCGCGTCCGAGATAATCGCATCCTCCGGGCCCAGAAGCGTCTCGAACAAACCGGCGTTGGCATCGAACGCCGCCGCATAAAGGATCGCATCCTCCATACCAAGAAAGCCCGCGATCCGCGCCTCCAGCGCCTTGTGCTCTTCCTGCGTCCCACAGATGAACCGCACCGAGGCCATGCCAAACCCATACCGGTCCAGCCCCTCATGCGCGGCCCTGATGATCTCCGGGTGATCCGCCAGCCCGAGGTAGTTATTGGCGCACAGGTTGATCACCTCGCGCCCGTCCGACAGCCGCACCTCGCCCGCCTGCATCGAAGATATCACGCGCTCGCTCTTGTAAAGACCCTCCTCGCGCAGCCCCTCCAGCCGCCCGGCGATATCCTCGTTGAACCTTTCAGATGCGCGCATGATCATGACCTTTCATTGTTCCGAAAATACTCCGGGGGAATCGCCTGAAAGGCGATGGGGGCAGCGCCCCCTTAATACCACGCCTCCGGTATCTCACGCTTGCGCCGGGCAATATAGTCCCTGAGCGCCTCATCCACGGCCTCGTCGATCGGCGGGGCCTCATACCCCTCCAGCATCGCGGTCCACCGTTCATAGGCACGTTGGCGCATGTCCTTCTCGCCCGCCTCTTCCCAGCTCTCCACATTCTCGGAATCGCTCAGCGCAGGTTCGTAAAACGCCGTCTGATAGTTCCGCATCGTATGCCCGCAGCCCAGGAAATGCCCGGCCGGTTCCACCTCCGCATAGGCGTCGCGCGCCAGCGCCTCGTCGCTGGCATCCAGGCCCCCCAACAGCTTCTGATAGGCGCCCAGGCGATCCGCATCCATCACCAGCTTCTCAAACCCGGTGCACAGCCCGCCTTCCAGCCATCCGGCCGCGTGCAGCACGAAATGCGCCCCTGCCACGGCTGTCGACTGCATCGAATCCGCACTTTCATAGGCCGCCTGCGCATCCTCGATCTTGCTCGCCGTCAGCGACCCGCCACAGCGCAGCGGCAATCCCACCCGCCGCGCCATCTGACCGATGGCATAGTTGCTCAGCACCGGCTCGGGCATCCCGAACGTGGGCGCGCCGCTTTTCAGGCTCATCGAACTCAGGAAATTGCCCAGAACGAAGGGCGCGCCGGGCTTCACGATCTGCGCGAAGGCGCAGCACACCAGCGCCTCGGCCATCGCCTGTGTCACGCTTGCTGCCGTGCTCACCGGCCCCATCGCGCCGCTGAGGATAAACGGCACCAGCACAATCCCCTGACCGCGTCCGCAATAGACCTGGATCGCCTCGCTCACCACCTTGTCCACCAGCAGGGGCGAATTGGTGTTCACATTCCCCATGATCACACAATTCTGGTCCATGACCTCGCGCCCATGCAGAATCTCGGCCATGTCCACACTGTCCTGTGCCCGGCTCTTCTCGGTGATCGCGCCCAGATGCGGCTTATCCGACCAGCGCATATGCGTATAGACCATGTCCAGATGCCGGTGGCTCACCGGCACGTCGCAGGGCTCACAGATCACCAGCCCTGTGTGATGCAGGTTCGGATGCAGATACGCCAGCTTCACCAGCTTCTCGAAACTCTCCATATCGCCATAACGACGGCCCCCCTTCAGGTCGCGCACAAAGGGCGCGCCATAGATCGGGGCAAAGACCTGATTGGCGCCGCCAATCCGCACATTCCGCGCCGGGTTCCGCGCCACCTGGGTGAACTCGCTCGGCGCTTGCCGACACAGCTCTCTGATCCAGGCCGCATCGGCGCGCAGGCGGTTGCCCTCCATCTTCGCGCCCGCGCGTTCCCAGATGCGATGCGCCTCCGGGTCATCGCGGAACTCGATCCCGACCTCTTCGATCAGCCAGTCAACCTGCTGCTCCAGCCTGACGATGGTCTGCTCGTCCATCACATCAAACACCGGCAATCGCCGCGCCACATGCGGTGAGGCCAGCGGCCCCGACCGGCTGCCGCCGCTGTCTCTCCGGGTCTTGCTGCGTCGCGCCATCCCTGTCACTCCCCTTGGTTTCAAATCAATCTATCTGAAGGGGCGAACCTCGTGATCCTTGCAAAAGCTGAGGCTTTGGATAACTTCAGATTATGCAAGAGCTGTGGAAACTCGTCTCGTCCCCGCGTCACTTGCTGGTGTTCGAGGCCGCCGCCCGCACCGGCTCTTTCACCCGTGCCGCGCAGGAGTTGAACGTACAGCAACCCGCCGTTTCCGCCTCGATCAAGCAGTTGGAGGTCTCGCTTGGCACGCCGCTTTTTGCCCGCGCGCACCGGTCCGTGACCCTCACACAGGCGGGGGAGCGGCTCTTTGCCGATGTCTCCGCCGCCTTCGCCCGCATTCACCAGACCGCCAGCATGCTCAGCCAGCGCAGCGCGCAGGATCACGTCACCCTCTCGGCCTCCACCGCATTCGCACATTACTGGATGGTGCCGCGCCTTTCGGATTTTCACGCGGCTCACCCGGATATCGACCTGCGCCTGCAAACCTCGGACCGCGAGCCCGATATCGGCGCCGAAGGGATCAGCCTGGCCATCCGGCGTGGCCTTGGCGACTGGCCGGGATGCAAAAGCCATCTCATCGCGCTCGAGGTGATCATG
This window harbors:
- a CDS encoding glutathione peroxidase encodes the protein MRALFATLLSFLATPLMALNLTAPFENIDGGTLTLSQWAGQPILVVNTASQCGFTNQYAGLQALYDAYRDKGLVVLAVPSDDFNQELASNAEVKEFCELQYGIDLPMTGITPVKGAGAHPFFASVRREAGFEPAWNFNKILISPDGTIAATFGSSVKPQSARITSRIDALLN
- a CDS encoding GlxA family transcriptional regulator; this translates as MSDETPKRYVFLLIPGFSPLGMTCAQEALALANRFTRDKRYYDWLLISEDGQPVESWNGVKIGVESGLIDLRRDDTLIVCAGVDAKAGASKRVLSWLRREARRGIDLGGLSSGAFILAMAGLLGGKRVTTHWEYAGAMRELFPDIDVQDVIYAVDGRVFTCAGSASSMDLMLDRIGRDYGDELARWVADQMVYGTPRADSHAQRMPVAGRMGLRNSKLMLAVDIMRNNIEDPLPPGEVARVVGLSVRQLERLFSKYLGTSPKKYYLGLRLEKARYLLAQTDMTLTEICVLCGFRAPSHFSKTYRKAFGVSPSRDTGGSTLLSQQR
- a CDS encoding GcvT family protein, producing MPEIQKDETAGAKQLPSHAKVVVIGGGVVGCSILFHLAKFGWKDVVLLERDELTSGSSWHAAGQIHTISSDPNISRLQGYTIDLYKEIEETSGHSVGLHMTGGFYAASNKEWYDYLKRERSKARYMGLNQEFISPKELAERHPLIDTSQYYAALWDDQDGDLDPSGATYAFAKAARVHGAQYFTHCGVTETKQKPDGSWDVTTPKGVINAEIIVNCGGLWAREVGHMQGINIPVQPMEHHYLITEAIPEIVERMEPGGAGRLPCGIDYEANIYFRQERQGMLLGTYEPKGTPWKVAGTPWDFGHELLPPDLDRIADRLELGFERIPALANAGIKDAINGPFTFGPDGNPMIGPVPGMKNYWCAVGVMAGFCQGGGVGLTMAEWMIDGEPSIDVWAMDVARFGDWASPDWGTVKSTENYERRFVMTFPNETLPKGRMQKTTALYDRLIAKGAVMDQGFGLEHALWFADGPEDAHEEPTFERNRSFDYVAREVKAVRQAVGGIEIANFAKHEFKGAGARAYLDTILAGYVPKPGRLTLTPMLTEKGRLYGDLTVACLADDHFMLFGSGAMQEAHRRWFEKDLPDGVTYANVSDDWHGVALSGPKSRELLQRLMREDVSAEAFKFRDLRQTYVAGVPVILNRISFSGELGYEIYCRPQYLLKLASSIEEAGADLGYTWYGARALMSMRLEKGWGVWTLEFRPDFNAVESGMDAFINWNKEFVGKAATEALRDEGVARKLVTLTIDVDGIDVTGDEAILSGGDAVGYVSSGGYAHRVGKSMAMGYVATEKAAPGTVLQVEILGEMYDAEVQGAPLYDANGANMRS
- a CDS encoding isocitrate lyase/PEP mutase family protein gives rise to the protein MNDIGMVFRELHKPGDPFTLMNAYDVGSAKVLAALGAQAIGTTSSGHAFTLGRPDMGNVSRDEALAHAESIVSAVSLPVSGDFENGYGDAPEDVAETVRLAGEIGLAGISIEDTRMSDHGAYEAELAVERIRAGAAAARALGRDFVFVARADGVMNEVYDTNEAIRRLQAFDAAGADCLYAPLPPSMEDLARICAATAKPVNALAVGPFARVSRAEFAGIGVARISLGSALARVTHAALINTAKHILNDGDFSDFLEAAPGSEVDALLAKGAAE
- the msrB gene encoding peptide-methionine (R)-S-oxide reductase MsrB; protein product: MPSYTKDPDAIARLSPEEYYVTQESGTERPGTGALLGNKEPGIYVDIVSGEPLFASSDKYESGCGWPSFTKPIEPAHINELRDTSHGMIRTEVRSAHGDSHLGHVFPDGPQDRGGLRYCINSASLRFVHRDEMEAQGYGDYLNQVEDVT